A window of the Henckelia pumila isolate YLH828 chromosome 3, ASM3356847v2, whole genome shotgun sequence genome harbors these coding sequences:
- the LOC140887285 gene encoding uncharacterized protein produces MDDSCAVCAESLEWVAYGACGHKDVCSTCVARLRFICDDRRCCICKTESSVVFVTKALGIYTNTISDFSLFPPKAKEGRVDKFWYHEDTQSFFDDSGHYKMIKAMCRLSCGVCDKMEERPDDGSRRKAEFRNIEQLKAHLFHKHRLMMCSLCLEGRKVFICEQKLYTRSQLTQHTNTGDSEVDGTESERGGFMGHPRCEFCTTPFYGDNELYTHMSTEHYICHICQRQHPGQYEYYKNYDDLEIHFRRDHFLCEDEDCLGKKFIVFQSEAELKRHNTLEHGGRMSRSKRSAALQIPTSFRYQRSSEQDHRRGRGRTFQRDLSDNQLSLAIQASLETANTAPTATDHGECADAETLVPPLESLTTTVSETPSRYLQALSHNSTGATLGEVSFPPLRVNPGSSQQNSHSDTQPKRTMAALLRHQSNRKKNASSSAPNPAWPGSSRTFAQPEISSLHAWPSINGVSGSASGPGLSRPTIEIGHAPPGRSISAQSRPSLVTDSSSTASSISSRMSGSTSRIRHSLSASNLSEQGSLESSSGDIPRVSVAQTRDSPSSDHSVDKVKDVQTANKSLVEKIRLAFGFDEEKFITFREISGEYRQGSMDAETYLAHAVQFGLSHLVPELASLLPNPQKQKSLIEAYHVNLVESAPKGSGWNNGIHLKNSKDSKKGKGKSVDSGNSVAKNSLADKIISTVNELQSNYKPSEETVPVLSKDGYRSDRGKSKAVVEYSRLESSGPGESTKSKSDSSVVEANQKSGAGDVKSKQKKKTSKFHRVRLGDGSVEALLDLKCADNDPDPGPNVRDSAASSGPNMESLPARGVWRNGGGQKLVMMTSREPKK; encoded by the exons ATGGACGATAGCTGTGCGGTGTGTGCGGAGAGCTTGGAGTGGGTGGCTTACGGTGCTTGTGGTCACAAGGATGTGTGTTCCACTTGCGTGGCTCGCCTACGGTTCATCTGCGATGATCGTCGCTGCTGTATTTGCAAGACTGAGTCCAGCGTCGTCTTTGTAACCAAG GCGTTGGGAATTTATACGAATACGATCAGTGATTTTTCATTGTTTCCTCCCAAAGCAAAAGAAGGCAGGGTTGACAAATTTTGGTATCACGAAGATACACAGTCATTTTTTGATGATTCGGGTCATTACAAGATGATCAAGGCCATGTGCAGACTTTCATGTGGAGTGTGTGATAAAATGGAGGAACGTCCTGATGATGGGTCCAGGAGAAAAGCAGAGTTTAGAAACATTGAGCAGCTAAAGGCTCATTTGTTTCATAAACATAGGTTGATGATGTGCAGCTTGTGCTTGGAAGGAAGAAAG GTCTTCATTTGCGAACAAAAGTTATACACAAGGTCTCAACTCACTCAACACACAAACACAGGGGACTCTGAGGTGGATGGAACCGAAAGTGAAAGGGGAGGTTTCATGGGACATCCTCGGTGTGAATTTTGCACAACACCATTTTATGGGGATAACGAGCTCTATACGCATATGTCTACAGAACACTATATTTGTCACATATGCCAAAG GCAGCATCCAGGACAGTATGAGTACTACAAAAACTATGATGATTTGGAG ATCCACTTTCGCCGTGATCATTTTCTATGTGAGGATGAGGATTGTCTTGGCAAAAAATTCATCGTCTTCCAATCTGAAGCTGAATTGAAG AGGCACAATACTTTGGAGCATGGAGGACGTATGTCTCGTTCAAAGCGCAGTGCTGCTCTTCAG ATACCCACCAGTTTTCGGTATCAACGAAGTAGTGAACAAGATCATCGTCGCGGAAGAGGGCGTACATTTCAACGAGATCTTTCTGATAATCAACTTTCTTTGGCTATCCAAGCAAGTCTTGAAACAGCAAATACAGCACCAACTGCTACTGATCATGGAGAATGTGCTGATGCTGAGACACTTGTTCCACCTTTGGAGTCTTTAACAACCACTGTTTCTGAGACACCTTCAAGATATCTGCAGGCATTATCTCATAATTCAACTGGCGCAACACTCGGAGAAGTTTCCTTTCCTCCTCTTCGTGTGAATCCTGGAAGTAGTCAACAGAATTCCCATTCTGATACTCAACCTAAAAGAACTATGGCGGCACTGCTCCGTCATCAGAGTAACCGGAAAAAAAATGCCTCGTCTTCAGCTCCCAATCCTGCTTGGCCAGGAAGTAGTCGTACATTTGCTCAGCCAGAAATCAGCAGTCTTCACGCTTGGCCCTCAATCAATGGTGTTTCTGGATCGGCGTCTGGTCCTGGACTGAGTAGACCCACAATAGAAATTGGGCATGCCCCACCTGGACGTTCAATTTCAGCTCAGTCTCGTCCATCGTTGGTTACTGACTCATCGTCAACTGCTTCTTCGATTTCATCAAGGATGTCCGGAAGCACTAGTCGTATCCGTCACTCTTTGTCGGCCTCTAATCTTTCTGAGCAAGGCTCTCTGGAATCGTCATCTGGTGATATTCCTCGAGTTTCTGTAGCACAGACTCGCGACTCTCCTTCAAGCGACCATTCTGTGGACAAGGTAAAAGATGTTCAAACAGCAAACAAATCCCTAGTGGAGAAAATTCGTTTGGCTTTCGGGTTTGATGAAGAAAAATTCATTACCTTCAGAGAGATTTCTGGTGAATATCGTCAAGGTTCAATGGACGCTGAGACATATCTTGCGCATGCTGTGCAGTTTGGTTTGTCTCATCTTGTTCCTGAGTTAGCTAGTCTTCTTCCGAATCCTCAGAAGCAGAAATCGCTGATTGAAGCCTATCATGTTAATCTGGTAGAGAGTGCTCCAAAAGGTAGTGGTTGGAACAATGGCATCCACTTAAAGAATAGTAAGGACTCTAAGAAAGGTAAAGGTAAATCTGTAGATTCTGGAAATAGTGTTGCTAAAAACAGTTTAGCCGATAAGATTATAAGCACTGTCAACGAATTACAGTCCAACTACAAACCTTCAGAAGAAACGGTGCCTGTGTTATCGAAGGATGGGTATCGATCTGACCGTGGCAAATCAAAGGCTGTGGTTGAGTATTCACGGTTAGAATCGAGTGGACCTGGCGAGTCCACAAAATCAAAAAGTGACTCTTCTGTGGTTGAAGCTAATCAGAAGTCAGGTGCTGGTGATGTGAAAAGTAAGCAAAAGAAGAAAACTTCCAAGTTTCACAGAGTCCGCCTTGGTGATGGCTCTGTTGAAGCACTCTTGGATCTTAAATGTGCTGATAATGATCCGGATCCTGGTCCAAATGTAAGGGATTCTGCTGCTTCAAGCGGCCCAAATATGGAAAGTCTGCCTGCCCGTGGTGTGTGGCGGAATGGTGGAGGCCAGAAGCTTGTGATGATGACCTCCAGAGAACCTAAAAAATGA
- the LOC140890399 gene encoding L-cysteine desulfhydrase-like, translated as MELETNGDGNHVSKKPKLALISEAEIREEFAHHQPGIARINNGSFGSCPASIIAAQKLWQLRFLRQPDDFFFNHLQRQITRSRSIVKELVNADHVDEISIVDNATTAAAIVLQHVGWAFADGRFQKGDAVVMLHCAFQAVKKSIEAYVTRAGGSVIVVHLPFPVNSNEEIIAEFRKGLARGKANGRTVRLAIIDHITSMPCVVIPARELVKICREEGVERVFVDAAHAIGSVHVDVKEIGADFYVSNLHKWFFCPPSVSFLYCRNSPISHDLHHPVVSHEYGNGLAIESSWIGTRDYSSQLVIPEALDFINRFQGGLMGIQKHNHDKVVEMGEMLAKAWGTNLGSPPEMCPGMVMVGLPSGLGILCDDDALKLRTHLRDHFGVEVPIYFQAPRDGQIGSTDVNGCLTGYARISHQVYNTVDDYIRLRDAINQLLHDGVTCKKLRIE; from the coding sequence ATGGAGCTCGAAACCAATGGCGATGGAAACCACGTCTCCAAGAAGCCAAAACTCGCCTTGATATCCGAAGCTGAAATTCGGGAGGAGTTCGCCCATCACCAGCCGGGCATCGCTAGGATCAACAACGGCAGCTTCGGCAGCTGCCCCGCCTCCATCATCGCCGCTCAGAAGCTCTGGCAGCTCCGATTCCTCCGCCAACCGGATGATTTCTTTTTCAACCATCTTCAGCGTCAAATCACCCGCTCTCGCTCAATCGTCAAGGAGCTTGTAAATGCGGACCACGTCGATGAAATCTCCATCGTCGACAATGCCACTACTGCTGCTGCCATTGTTCTCCAGCATGTTGGATGGGCTTTTGCGGATGGGAGATTCCAGAAGGGAGACGCTGTTGTCATGCTCCACTGCGCTTTCCAGGCTGTAAAGAAGTCGATTGAGGCGTATGTCACTCGGGCTGGCGGTTCTGTAATCGTAGTTCACTTGCCTTTCCCTGTGAATTCCAATGAAGAAATTATTGCCGAGTTTCGGAAAGGCTTGGCTAGAGGTAAGGCAAACGGCAGGACAGTTAGGCTAGCGATTATAGATCATATAACTTCAATGCCCTGTGTTGTCATTCCCGCTCGTGAATTGGTTAAGATTTGTAGGGAGGAGGGTGTTGAACGCGTGTTTGTGGACGCTGCTCATGCTATTGGCAGTGTTCATGTTGATGTCAAGGAAATCGGAGCCGATTTTTATGTTAGCAATTTGCATAAATGGTTTTTCTGTCCTCCTTCCGTTTCATTTTTATACTGCCGAAATTCACCCATATCGCACGATTTACATCACCCTGTGGTTTCACATGAATATGGGAATGGATTGGCTATAGAGAGCTCATGGATTGGAACTAGAGACTACAGCTCTCAACTTGTAATTCCTGAAGCATTAGATTTCATTAATAGGTTTCAAGGTGGCCTCATGGGAATTCAGAAGCATAATCACGACAAAGTAGTGGAAATGGGTGAAATGTTGGCTAAGGCTTGGGGAACAAATCTTGGTTCACCTCCAGAGATGTGCCCCGGCATGGTGATGGTTGGATTGCCTTCAGGATTGGGTATTTTGTGTGACGATGATGCATTGAAGTTAAGGACACACTTGAGAGATCATTTCGGAGTTGAAGTCCCCATATATTTTCAGGCTCCAAGAGATGGGCAGATTGGATCCACGGATGTGAATGGTTGTCTAACAGGTTATGCTCGTATTTCTCATCAAGTGTACAATACTGTTGATGATTATATCAGGTTACGTGATGCAATCAATCAGCTTCTCCATGATGGAGTTACTTGCAAGAAGCTTCGGATAGAATGA